The sequence CAAGATTCTGCGCTCTCATGAACTCCTCAAAGCTAATGAATCCATCCCCATTAGTATCTGCAGCCTGAAATGCATCACCAACTTCATAAGATTTCCTATTTCCCCCCCCACTGCCCATCATCTTCATCGCCGATTTGTATTCTTCTTTCGTGATTTTTCCATCCTTGTTAGTGTCAAATTTGTCAAATACCTTTTTCATTTCCTCCAATTTTGGATGGAAATGAGCCAAGGACGTCGGGCTTGGCGTTTGCTTTAACTTCGACAGGTTAAATGATCGCCTAGATTTCGACAACGATGTTCTAAAATTATTGTAACGAAAATAAAGGAAACTTGTAGTACTATTCGACATGTTTTATGGTGAATTAATGTTGTAACTTTGATATTAAAACTTGTAAACTAACTGAATATATATAGCCCTTAAAATTAGGTGCATAGCATATGACTTTATTTGTGCAACATAAGGAGCTGGCGCGCTCAGAGATATCTTTGAACCAGAAAGCTTTTGATGTTCTTTAATTTATTCCCAGTTCACCATACAATATGACCAAAATCCTGCCCccattggaaaaaaaaaaatctgtggCCACATTAATTGGAGCAAGAATTGTAAAGTGCAACTTTTAACTATACTCATGGAGCTTGAGCTTAACTCAACCTTAAAATGTAGCGCAAAGAGTGAGAATTATCCTAAGCCATATAAAGAGTCCAAGGAACTCATCCATCTCCGAGGTGGGATTCCATCACCCCGGCATGCCCTGATGCCCAAACATCCCAATTGGAGAGTGAACAATCTATCACGAGCCCAACCTGACTTTAATATCATGCTAAATGGATTTTGAACCCAATAGGTTAAGTCAAAAACAAGGTTCATAACATATATGATCTAATTATTAACTCAAGCGATTTAACTTACATATGATGATATTGCAAACAAGTTATATGCTAACAATAATAATTAACATGTTATAACAAGTTAGTTACCTTATTTTCCAAGTtcaatttttgtaatattgacaCTACATGTCCCTAAAATAAGGTAAATTACGTTATTACAAGTAGTTGTTTGTAGTGGGCTAACAACCAGAAAACTACGACAAACCTTTGCATTTCTTCTACTAGAAGACTTCAATTTTACTACTTCTAAGACGAACCTAAAGGGATTCGAGAATAAAAAATAACACCACTCCTTTTCCTGGATGCCCTTCTCCATTAAACTTCCAAAATATCTTTCTTATAGTTGGAACGAAAAAACACATCTTCTTATTAGCCGGCCAAAAAGCTCCTTATCTGTCTAATTGAGGGATAGGCAAAAGATACTaatgtaaaaagaaaaattgctTTTACTAATTTGACcaatatttgtgttttttttttttttttttctacggGGAATGGAGAGACATGAGATTTATTAAGTGTATTCCTCCCCTTAGATGCCCTATGATAATTCAAATTTTACAGTAATATTCAATTATATCTTGTTTAAGAGtgtttggtaagaaggaaaatatttttgtaaaaataagtGAATTTTCATATGgaataatttcaaatatatacaATAAGGTAATTAGTTTACAACAAATAtagttatatttttgtttatactaGTTTAGTCGCACATGCCTcacacgtgtaacttttgattatttaaaattagacgattttgtctTTTACGAAAGTttttaatgaaatgcaaaaagttcaaaacatatgTTTTATTGTAAGCACGAGTATAtatttaccaccagaagtttcaagtggttaatggatcgtcacttttgtgtttgtcatgcaGTATCTCTTCTCTTTGCTGCTAGAGGTTAAGAGAGACgcatcgatttgaaccatatttgtagtacaactaattttttctatatttaaaatctttttttatttttaaagttaaatctttagaaaaactttgattacctacttaaattttttacaaatttggtatttcttatatttttcttattctaatacttttatatttatttctaagtttttcaaatcttcttaaaatcaactttagttgatttagaattcttaaactaatgaaaatggTATTAATTATCACTAATTCTGATGAATTCTAATAACGAAAAATTCACTACAATTATTTAATTAATCTtcaaactcttaaatattagaaaaatagtgaaaagacgattttgtttaaagtaGATGCTTTTAGTGAAGGGAAAAatgtcaaataatatttttacggcccttcacacttttaatatattatagatatttatatattatagattatagatatagataaatataaatataaatacgtATCAAATTACCATGGTGGGTTCGTGGCAGCTTATATACTACTGTCATTCTTTTGCCATAAAAGTTAATtatcgaaaaaaatatatatgctagtatcattttattatgtaattttcaagtaaATTTGATAAATCAATTAATGTGAAATGTAAAACATTATAACAACAAATGCACACATATGCAACGTACACATAGAGTCCGtataaaacaataaattatgAGTCCTTTTTCCACATATAATTTACCTCCActattgataatattttctttttttactatACATTTTAGGACTTTAAAATTGCAAATAagttagttttaaattattaattgcatatgattcattaaaaataaaaatcacaaaatatttgTCAATTAACATTTATCgatcaagaatacatgataattatTAACTTCTCAATTAACAGTTGTCTATCAAGAATAGCTGATAATTTGTTTATCgtaaacttaaaaaatatactaaaattttaaaaaactaatcTCAAATCATAAACAAATTTATCGTCttaatcatagatactatcaagatttTATTGAATAAGAAAATTCTATACATAAATTGGTTTTTCTCCTATGTACATTTTGAAACCTACAAAAGTAAAGACAAAAGGAACAAGTAAGTGAACTGAAAATCTaataaagaaagacaaagaagACGATGacaatgaacacaataatatgactcaaataaaaatcaaaataagaagaaaactaaaaatagaataaGTTAAGTTTATGTATCTTGTAAAATTTGATTGAAAGTATTACTTAAATAAAGTTATAAAAGTTCTTTTTATATAAGgtgaaattttaattgatttagaagtattaaatattataatttcttatcTAGATGAAATAAggactttaattaatttcaaaaatctaaataatgtataattaacttatttttcttaagaaattcCCAACCtaaataatgtataatattaaCTTATTTAAAAACAATAATCCCAaaccaaacttggtattttacaaaaatccaaaaaaagaagACCTAAAAAGTAGttttataaaataagtaaatcaaGTCCTAGTTCTATACAAAGCAAAAACAATTACGTAATATACTAATATTTGGGCAACTTTATGAAAATCAAATTTTAGTTggttttaaactattatttttctaatggtctatttttaatatattgtagaagTAGATGTAGATGTTGATGTAGATGTAAATATAAATgtagatttataaattttttaaatcttcttaaaatcaaatttagttgattttaaaataaataaatcaattccTAATTCTATACCAAGGAAAAACAATTATGTACTATACTAATAGTTGGGCAACTttgtaaaattcaaattttagttggTTTTAAACTATTACTTTTCTAATGGTCTTCACATTTTAagtatattgtagatgtagatttTGATGTAGATGTAAATGTAGATAtagatttatagattttttaaatcttcttaaaatcaaatttagttgatttagaattcttaaactaatgaaaaaagtattatttGTCAtcaattctgatgacttctaataaggaaaagttctatcataaataaatttaattaattttcaactcttaaatattagaaaaaaatagtgaaaagacattttgtctaaaacaacgacttttaatgaaggataaaaagttcaaactacattaatgaagggaaaaaaattcaaaagatattTCTAAGgtcattcacacttttaatatattatagataaagaATAGCCCAAAAGGAAAAATACAACATCAATACGGAAGGAAGAATGAAgaatttttaaagagaaaatttcagaaatagcaactatagagccttaattgtaacttttatagcaatagtttcaaaattataaaaaaatagcaatatgtattttgtatttcagtaaactgttgctatttaaatacatatacaatcagAGATTTCCTTCCTAATTTAATGCTAATCTGTTTGTGTTAAATAAGGGAAAAAACTGTTTCTTAATTTATGACACAGTTAATTTACAGATTTCTttaccttataaaactcttttttaCAACAACCGTTAAATTACAACTactaattaaaattcaaaaaatattttctataatcAGTaactcaaatcaaattcaaaatacagattcaaattcaaaaacatttttcTTCATGTTATTTGTTTTGCTGATCATCTAAATAgaagaaaagattgaaaataCGATGGTCCAATTACAGGTATCGATAAACAAACTTGATTCTATTtgtgattttcataaaataaaattatgaaaattactGAAAAACTTGTAATAAAATTGCGTAATAGTCGCGAAATTAAAAAATCTGAGATCGTATatgaattttatcaatttttttttaaaaataattttattgaaattattttttcaaaattcaaagttaTCTGTGTCGTTATGTAATGTGAAAATTGAGATACAATTGTTATacgttaaatttaaattttagtcgatgataactagtattcaaataaaagattttttttcgttggaatttgttttgtatttttgtatatacaaattatttgttgtatatagtacgtatttgatatttaatttttattttactgattTTTTGTGTTCTGGAGATTGAGAATGGGAAACAATCTCTGTTCTTGTTAAACACTCTTGTAGATGGACATatgaacaacaatatgaagattacatatgttttcagttatatgtatttataatatacatatgcagtacgtTTATGTGTTCACTGAAAGTATCATATGTTTCcagctgtatgtatttataatatacatatgcagtattttatgtgtaaaaatcatgtattcttatatgtattttttaatatgcAGGACACATATTTTCTTTGACATGTAGTgtacttgattctgaaaatgatgcatcttggacttggttctttgagaatTTAAAGGAAGCATATGGTGAAAGATAACATATGTGTGTAGTTTCTGATCGTAATGCAAGCATCATAAAAGTTGTTGGAGGTGTGTACAATGATACACcatattatgcatgtatgtggcgtCTATGGGGAAATGTACAATAATATTGTTGTAGTTTAAatgttgatatgttcatgatGTAGCATTATCCAGACAAATATatattcaaacatatatatatatatatatatatataaatatccataacaaaaaatatatattcagacttgtaaaaaacaaatgcaatattcatatatacatatgcattatgaTAAATACACATGCGTTAATAATATATGCATATGcattatgcataaatacatatgcataactgaaaaaaaaCACATGCATTACTCAAAATACATATGCGTAAAATGGAATATACAAATGCatatatgaaaaatacatatagtaactagaatatacatattaattactcaaaaatatatttaaaactggAAACCACATATTCATATCGACATATGCATAACAGTAACATAAATGAACTGCgaaaaattctattttatagtTTAAACATCAAAAATCTAAATATCACATCAAATAAACATTAAAATATCGACTTTCAAAATTAAAGTAACATATGAAACCTAAGAAATATTCAACTAAATGTTAGTCCACCTAAAGTTTACTGTTGTCAAAtacaataaattcaaaataaacatcaaatatCATGCACTTCATGATCATCAGTTATCCCAATTTCCATAGGAagcctcattggtgcttcatcatcactttgtgtcttttcttcttctttcctcgAACCATAATGCCACAAGATTGAAGCATATCTCGTGCGAAGAAGATCTAAATCAAAGTCAACATTCGGAACACATTCACCAAAAGTAAGGCACCGAGCATATGTCATTATATATAAACCACAATCCCTGCAAATACAAATATGTATCTGTACTGTAACAAATACATCTTATATAATCcctaaaatacaaatacatatcttaaatttAACAGATACATATCTTCACATTATAaagacaaaaatacatatatgaacatattgtccataaaatataatattacaaataaaaaaaatacatatctatactgtaacaaatacaaatcttacaataccaaatacaaatacatatctacACTGTAATAAATACAAATCTTATCAGTgccaaatataaatacaaatcttatcattaccaaatacaaatacatatctatactgtaaaaattacattttatagaaAACTCCCTCGAATATATTGATTCGCCGCTATCACATCATCGAAAAACCCATAAAAATGATGGCCAACCCCATCCCTCATCGGATCTGCAAAACCAGCAAATCACCGACTAAAATTCACCCCCTGTGATCTGTTCCGGCTAATACTCGCTGGTAAAACACCATTACTGTCGCTGCCGGTCACCGTCACGGTAAAATCCTCCGGATAGACCCTCCTTCCGTCGAAAATCCACAATGAAACGCTGAAATTGGTGAGGTCAATCAAAACCACCAGCCCACCCATCGCCGAAAACGGCATTCCTTGGATGGAAAAACaccaaaaaatcacaaaacactaaaacaaaaaaaaaaccaaaaaagaaagcattacgaaaaaataaaaacatataaattatatgaaaagatgAGATCCAAATACTATGGAGCACAATGTTTATTAATAGATTGAGAGATAaaagtgaaaattaaaaaaaaaatagaagatgcGGTTAATTGGAGAGAGAGAAGTGAATATTGcgtgaaaaaaagaaaagggtaaacTGATGGGAGAAACACACGCTCCTCTCTAAAAAGTGagtaaaatattattacttttgctataagttgaaattttaaaaaagtgttgaTATTTACTGTAATTATAATATTAGGGATGCtagtttctataattttttcatttttaaacatTGTTGTGGACCTCTTCAACACAACTTCACTCAGATGAATAAATTCAAGATAAAAACTTTCAATAGCTTAAAATGGAGGTGGAcatcattatttatgaaaaaaaaacatgGCCATAAAGGGCAAAAGGACAAATATATCCATACTTGTAGGGGCATGAAAACACATTAGCATTTCGTGTAACTGTCTCATCTGATTTGGCTATATTCATCTTCCCACCACGTCACAAATAAATAGTTGATCACCTGCCACATGTCATCAAAAAATATCAGTGTAATAATAAGTGATAATTTCAAGTACAAAATGGGacgttgtatatataatatatatgcaaTGTATCAACACTACATAAATAGTTATATAATGTATCGTtattgtataaatagtgtatatatgatatataacTATGTACGTGAGATGTATATTCATCCATATAAATAGTTATCTAATGTaccgatattgtataaatagtgtaaAATCATGCATAGCTATGTATAGGAGATGTATTTTAACGATCATTTATATCGTTATGTCAAACCTTTCATTgaaaatttaatgttaaattcTACCTgaatttgaagttataaatttcagGCTAGGCAAGTTTCGCGCGAAATCAGAGCGAGGTAtgacctaaaaaaattcaaaaattatttggaaaattttgttggtgtttgatttgatttctaaTTAGCTAAGGTGATAGGAAACCCATAGAAATTTATGGAATCGAATTTGGATAAGTAGAACTCTCGAAATTGATCTTAGCGTAAATGACATTGTTTGAAATTTCTCGGATTTAAAGTCTGTTGCAAAAATTGGAATTTTTGGGAGAAATTGGATATTTTGTCTCATCAACGTTGCTATAGCAATATGTCACTAAAGTGGAGAAATTTTCGCATAGCGACAGTTAGACCTGGTCAATGACTGCTATAGCGGCGAAAGTTGCcgatttaattaattattcccacaaaatagtttatttttctaaaatttatcttGGAAAAATGAGGAGCTATTTTTGTCAATTCCCACTAGATTTCCATCAGTTGACTTTGTTAAGGTAAAGATTTCTTCCCCGTTAACTAGTAATTGATAATTAAGCCATAGAATTGCTAACTTATGAAGTTTGGAGAGGGTTTTAGGGATGATTTCAGTTGTTTTCTGGTGCAAAGGAGAGAATTAAGTAATAATTTAATAGGTTTTAATTATTAACGATTAATTCACCCTTGCATTTCATTAGTTCACTAGTTTATTCCTAAAATTGATAGTTTTAGGTGAATTACGGTAGGACAACCCTAGAACAAGAaggaaataatcatgaacttgATCTTAGGGGTAATTTATAATTTCCAGCATGATATGTCATTTCATTAATTATGAGCTTATATGCATGTTCTAGACTAAGAGCAAATAAAAATTACACGGAAGGGCAAAACTTTGACTTAGAGAAGTTGTACATTCTTTGTTCGAGGTAAGTGATAAATTGTAGTGTAAATCCGATTTTTTCTATAGGTTCATGttaaatattatgtagtatgaCTTGTTAGTGCATGATGTTTGGTTTGATCAATGCTAAtgatttatgttgttgtttgattttgacATACCTCATTACAAAACGTGGAATCTTTTGGTATTTAGAACATTCTCATATATTATTAGCGTAACAACATGACAGACATTTGTTTCTAAGACATAGTACATGGATGAAAATTGTCCCTAGTAGGTCATGGCTAGAGGGTGGATATTTTACCCATAGCGTGTATCTATGAGGGTTAGGTGAGTTTGACGGTTCCATGAGcgaatcaaaaaatatattttacacttgataattATTTACATGTCTTAGCTGAATGTGGCTTGGTGATATTTTGTTGACTTGTTGATTTAACCTTAAACTACttatttgttgtttgttatgCTAAGTGTATAGTAGTTTGAGCATGGATTACCTTATTTCACTATAAGTTGACTatgttcatattctcatcttgggtTGGGCCAAATGCTCCTACCAGTACACTGTTGTTTTCTTATGTGCTGATACTACACCTATTCTTACTTTTGTGAGTGCAACACATATTTTCGCGGCTTTTACGAGACCTCACTTGTGATTTCAGTGACTGATTTCAGATTTTAGGGTGAGCGGCATATTCAGCCTACCATGAAAtctttcttttctaagatagttcTTATTTCTGGATTTATACTTTTCTTTTAGATTTGGAATTCATTCCCTTTTTGACAATCTTTAATAGTTTTTAATGGATGACTTTGGTTCTTAGAGATGGCTATGGTTAAGTACGCTATTCCGTATTTAGCTGTACTTATGTTTTGGGatggttttgaatttatttattgttGGATTAGTTCTTTAACTCTTCTAAGTGTTGATTATGCGTTGGTATTTTAGGGGTAGATGGTTCTCCCCCAGGTGAGTAGTATGGGTGCCAAGAcaggtttgggtcatgataaagttggtattagagcctaagtttatCGATCTTGTTGTACCAAAATGAGTCCAGTAGAGTCTCGTAGAACGGTACATagatatttgtacttttcttaGGGAGGCTATAGGGCCTTAGAAATCTGTCATTTTTGTTTCTTTCGTGCTATAACTTGATTTCAATTGATATCTGGCGATCCAAATTAATatctaattttcttcatttttttatccGTAGATGCTGATTGCTAGATCAAATGAAACCCGACCAACATCCTAATCACTAATCGCTTCAGCTGCGAACCATAAGGGAAAGAAAACGAGTGAAAGGGAGAGGTAGGGGAAAGAGAGGATTAGCCACACCCGCCAGGGGTGAAGCTCAAGTAGCAATTAATTAGACTTTTTAAAGGTCAGTGTTACCTCCATCACTTTAGTATCATCTGGAGGAGATGTAAGCAATCGAGGAATAGGGCATGAGGCCCGAGGTAGAGGCACCAGCTAGGGTTGCAGCACTACCCCTTATGTTTGTTGAGGTTGTTCAGTAGGTGTTAGTTTTCTGAGTGGATTGGCGAGGACTAAAGCCACACCTGTGGTACCCTTTTTCAGGCTTCGATTGTTGAACCTACTATTGCTATGGCTCCTAGAATAGATGAAGCTTCAGGGattgatgttttttattgtttagtTTTAAATTCAACGATGACTGGTGCAAAACATCAGCTACTGAatttattttgaagataaaagCTCTAATATTCTAGGGTACTAAGTTTGAGGATGATTTTGAGTTTATCTGTTATGAGGTTGCATAAGATGGGTATTGTGAAGCTAAGTAGAGTTAAGTTTATGACTTTTCTATTAGAGAAAGATGCTAGCAATGATGGATGGCGTATATTAAATGTTTATCACCGATTTTACCTCCATTGACTTGGGAGTAGTTTCATGCCTTATTCCTAGAGAATTATGTATCATGGGCCCACTGGGGCCTTAAGAAGGATTAGTTTTTTTCATTGGAGTAAGGTGATATGTTTGTTGCAGCTTATGAGTCTATGTTTCATGCCTTGTTCGCTATACTACTCATCTTTTGACTACTGAAAAGGAGAGGATTCACCTGTACATTAaggatttgaattatgatcttCAGGTTTTGTCTGTGCATATGAGTTCTGTTGCAAAGGGGTTCACTAAAGTTTCAGACTATGTGAAGAAGGTAGAGAAGGTAACACAAATCGGTCAAGCTAAGATGTTAGTAGCTGGTTAGGCTAAGATGTTAGCCAAAATATCCCGTAGTGTTAGGAATTTCACTTGGCCTTACTCTGAGAGCCACGATCAATAGGAATATTTGGCCCATCCTATTTAGTTCGCCTTGCTAACTTCTATTGTATTTCTAACTAAGGTTTCTCAGCAACACGATTAGGGTCCAAGGGGCTTCTTACTCTTTTACTAGTCGGCCTTCTCTTGAGAAAGGATGTTACTATTGTGGTGGTATTGGTTACTTTAATAGGAAATGTCCTATGAGACAAGCAAATGACCAGGAACAACAGTAGACTTGGGCTATAGTTCCAGTGTTAAAAAGGGAGGAAGTAATGGCAAGGATAATCCACATGATGGATAGAGAAATTAGACAAGTGGACAGAGTGGTTTATAAAATAGCGACATAGTAGGAGGAGCGCAACTCGAGAAAAACTTAGTTCAAATTGATGATCGGGCACACTGTTATGCATTTTTAGAAAAGATTAATGCTGGGGCTTTTGATGCGGTGTTCACAGGTATTATCTTTGTTTATGATCAgataaattttgttttatttaattcggggtctacttattcttatgtatctgtcTAGTTTGCGGTAGGTTTAGATATGGTTTATGTTGTACTCGATTACCTCATTTATGTGTCTACTACAGTTGATGTGTCTTTGGTAGTAACCCATGTTTACTATTTCTATTCTGTATTATTTGTGGGTTTTCAGACTAGGGTAAACTTGATTATTCTGTACATGATGGTTTGATATAATTCTGGATATGACTTGATTATCTCCCTATCATACTATTTTAAACCATAATGGTAAGACAATGACTCTATGCCTGGAACTGGTAAACTAGAATGGAAGGGAGAGTACAAAGCCAAATAgatgaaaattatatcttttatccGGGCCAAAAAGTTAGTAAAGAAGGGGTATTCAgtgtttttagtttttctttgggATGTCAATGGGGGATCCCTTCTATAGAGTAAGTTTTGGTAGTTTTCAAATTCTAAGTTATGTTTCCTTCAGATCTATCGGGGATGCCTCTAAATAGAGATACAGATTTTTGTATTGACTTAGAGCCAAGCATCCACCCTATATCAATccttccttatagaatgactccagaaaagttgagggaacttaaaactcaattgaaggAACTGCTTGACATGGGTTTTATTTGTCCAAGTGCttcaccttggggtgctccagtcctatTTGTTAAGAAAAAGGATGGTAGTTtgaggatgtgcattgattatagatAGCTGAATAaggttattataaaaaataaatatcacttgcctcacatagatgatatatttgaCCAGTTAAATGGTGCATTAGTATTCTTAAATATTAATTTGCGGTTGGTTTatcatcaatttaaaaaatttaaggatATACCAAAGATGACTTTTAAAACTTgatacgatcattatgagtttctggtgatctcttttgggctaactaatgcacctgtAGTCTTTATGAGCCTGATGAATGGTATCTTTAAATCATTCACGTATTATTCtcttattgtgtttattgatgatattcaaGTCTACTTCAAAAGTAAGGAGCATGTAGGTCACCTTCGTATAGTTTTAGGGAATCTAAGGGAGAAATAACTATTTAcgaagttttcaaagtgtgaattttgctTGTCGTCAATTGCCTTATTGGGCCTAGTATTTTCCAAAAAAGGAGTGATAGTGGACCCCCAGAAGATTGAGGCAACTAAAAATTGGACTCGGCCTAGTTCAGTGATTAAGGTAAGGAGCTTTATGGGTCTTGCTAATTGTTGCCATAGGTTTGTCAGAACTttgcatctattgcaacacacttgacaaggttgactcagaagaaagtgtTATTTGTTTGGTCGGATCAATGTGAGGAGAGCTTTCAATAGCTTTAGACACTCTTGACTACAACGCCTATCCTTTTACTACTGATTGAAGGTAAggaatttatagtatttttttatgctttactTTTGATCTTGGATGGTGTATTGATACATGATAGAAATGTCACTGTTTATGCTTCAagttagttgaagcctcatgaaggGAACTACATGATACATAACTTAGAGTTGGCATCGGTGGTATTTACAT comes from Capsicum annuum cultivar UCD-10X-F1 chromosome 2, UCD10Xv1.1, whole genome shotgun sequence and encodes:
- the LOC107860972 gene encoding calmodulin-like protein 30 translates to MSNSTTSFLYFRYNNFRTSLSKSRRSFNLSKLKQTPSPTSLAHFHPKLEEMKKVFDKFDTNKDGKITKEEYKSAMKMMGSGGGNRKSYEVGDAFQAADTNGDGFISFEEFMRAQNLEGGVNLTDIKSAFMAFDLDGDGKISAEELLHVQQMLGEKCSLESCKKMVRGVDANGDGLIDMDEFVTMMTRTMKLV